From the Chryseobacterium fluminis genome, the window TAAGAATTCTGATTTCAGCTGGGAAGATATTTCAGTAAGCTCCAGTCTGTAGTTTAATTCTTTTTTAGACTTAAAAGAAGAGTAGGCATTTGATGCCAGGGCTGTAAAAATCCCCGCCTGCACCCGGTCCTCAAGATCAATATGCTTTGGTTCAGAATTCTGGCAGGTTACCAGTCCCCAGAGATAATTATCAATAATAATAGAAACACTGAAGCTTGAAGAAGCTCCTGAGTTTTTAATATATTGCCCATGAATAGGTGACATAGCACGGGTTGCTGTAAAAGTAAGATCTACAGGTTCGGTGCTTTTACTCAATACAGGTACCGGCTCCGAATATACATTGCTGAAAATTCTTTTCCTTTTCTTGATGTAAAGTTCGCGCGCCTGTCTGGGAATATCCGATTCCGGATAGTGCAGTCCGAGATAACTTTCCATATGATCATCTCTTTTTTCTGCGATCACCTTTCCTGAGCCATCCATCATAAATTTGTAGACCATCATACGGTCATAATTCACAATTTTGGAAAGAGTACCGAGAAGCTGTTCCCAAAGCTCCTGCTCATCACCGATAATATAAAAATTATCATATTTGTTAGAAATACGTTTATTAGGATTTGCCAAAACTTTTTCAAACTCTAAAAAAATATTTTTTCCACTTCTGAAAATCGAAAAATGATACTCTGTATGATTAATAGTAATTTTATCAAAGTAGGTTTCGTTCTCTCGTTTGGTAAAACTATCAAGGGAGTTATAAATTTCAGATGCTATAATATTTTGGAAACTTTCAGGAAAGTCCGTAATTTTTTTACCGAAAAGCTGTTCAACATTTTCGACCGTAAAAATATCCTTAATATTCTGGCTCAGAAAAGTAATGGAATGAGAAATTGTGTCTATGCCAATCAGATATCCAAAACTTTGTATATGGCCCGGAATATGGATGGGCTCTTCATGACATTCTACAAAATTCATAATTTTTTTTGATCTATCAAATGTAATGATTTTTTTACAGCTATACCACTGTGTGGTATGTATTCTTAAAAGTGTTAAAATGCCTTTCTTTAATGGTATAACCTGTATCACTTATGATTTTCACAAAAAAAACTCTTTGAATATTTAACATTTAAACCGTTAATTATTTGTAATATGCTAAAAAACATCAAATCTGCACCTTAAAATTTTGTAAATATGATCATTAACATGAATTAAATATTAATTTTTAAAATAATTATGTTAATTAAACAAAATTATTTAAATTTATATCACCAAAGATTGAAAATATTTAAAAATCATTAAAATATTCCTGTTAGAAATTCAGCTCACAACCTACCTAACTCTAAATATTATTATGAAAAATTTCCCATCGATTCTTTTTTCTCTTATTTTATCCACCGTACTCTGGGGTGAATATCACGCCTGCGAAGAAGTGCTCTACAAGGGACCTGGACACATGATCATCACTGCTCCCTCTATGCAATGGTCTGACAGGATCCTTGCTGATCCCTGGATTCTACCTGAAGGAACCGAAAGATTGACCACGGTCCATATTTTTAATTCGGAGGCTTTCGGTGACCATTCCGTTTTTGAATATATCAGTAGAAAACCAGTTATTCATCTTTCTCCGGAATATACCGTGGCAATCCATTCTCCGACCTTTAATGAACAGCCGGCTTTCAATAATGATTG encodes:
- a CDS encoding Ntn hydrolase family protein, whose amino-acid sequence is MKNFPSILFSLILSTVLWGEYHACEEVLYKGPGHMIITAPSMQWSDRILADPWILPEGTERLTTVHIFNSEAFGDHSVFEYISRKPVIHLSPEYTVAIHSPTFNEQPAFNNDWKGIPGT